One genomic region from Colletotrichum lupini chromosome 7, complete sequence encodes:
- a CDS encoding monooxygenase, with protein sequence MAEELDILILGAGISGVNAAYRVRTELPDSTFAVLEARDVVGGTWSYWKYPGFRSDSNMTNFGFGWHPWPHDKKIIEGAPIAAYIEDAVKTHHIDKHIRFQHKVLSSDWDSDEARWTLECNTPQGTKKIKAKFLFVCSGYYSYEKALETHIPGIESFEGKTIHPQWWPEDLDYAGKRVIIIGSGATTMTLFPNIAKTAGFTTILQRSPSYVFALGAESPVDKAAKRFLPLFLANWFILLKDLLLETVFIQIVLGFPNLAKQFLRFDAKRRLPKDYPVDIHFKPKYNPFEQRLNMCPDGDVFKTLHQSNTEIVTDHIETVTKDGILTKSGRHLPADIIVTATGLHVQLFGGTDVTVDGVPVKVGEKYSWRGCMLDGVPNAAAIIGYVTQTWTPGADTVTRLCIRVIKQMQKTGAVAATPVLSDEEKKNSPRLPCVDATSNYFTRAHGRMPVVTNQGPWYGRKNLIVDKLALWFGSVTVGMDYRLATKSKDI encoded by the coding sequence ATGGCGGAAGAACTCGACATCCTCATTCTTGGCGCAGGCATCTCCGGCGTCAATGCCGCGTACCGTGTGCGGACAGAGCTGCCAGACAGCACCTTCGCGGTGCTCGAGGCCCGTGACGTAGTCGGTGGGACGTGGTCTTACTGGAAATATCCCGGATTTCGCTCCGACTCGAACATGACGAACTTTGGCTTCGGATGGCATCCATGGCCTCACGACAAGAAGATCATCGAGGGCGCGCCCATTGCGGCTTACATTGAAGATGCTGTCAAGACACACCACATCGACAAGCACATCCGATTCCAGCACAAGGTGTTGTCATCAGATTGGGACAGCGATGAGGCCCGATGGACTCTGGAGTGCAATACCCCCCAGGGAACCAAGAAGATCAAAGCAAAGTTTCTCTTTGTTTGCTCCGGATACTATTCCTACGAGAAGGCCCTGGAGACACACATTCCCGGAATCGAGAGCTTTGAGGGCAAGACGATCCACCCTCAGTGGTGGCCCGAAGACCTTGACTACGCTGGAAAGCGCGTCATCATCATCGGCTCCGGCGCCACCACCATGACCTTATTTCCCAATATCGCCAAAACAGCTGGCTTCACCACCATCCTCCAGCGCAGTCCGTCGTATGTTTTCGCACTAGGGGCAGAATCACCAGTCGACAAAGCCGCGAAAAGGTTCCTACCTCTGTTCTTGGCGAACTGGTTCATCCTGCTCAAGGATCTCCTCCTGGAGACTGTCTTTATCCAGATTGTTTTGGGCTTCCCCAACCTGGCCAAGCAGTTCCTCCGATTCGATGCAAAGCGTCGGCTTCCCAAAGACTACCCTGTCGATATCCACTTCAAACCCAAATACAACCCCTTCGAGCAGCGCCTCAACATGTGCCCAGATGGAGATGTTTTCAAGACGCTGCACCAGTCCAACACGGAGATTGTCACGGACCACATCGAGACGGTCACCAAGGATGGCATTCTCACCAAATCCGGTCGCCATCTGCCCGCCGACATTATTGTTACGGCAACTGGACTGCACGTGCAGCTTTTCGGAGGTACGGATGTCACTGTCGATGGCGTCCCGGTCAAGGTTGGAGAGAAGTACAGCTGGCGCGGATGCATGCTCGACGGCGTGCCCAACGCGGCTGCAATCATCGGCTACGTCACTCAAACCTGGACTCCTGGCGCCGATACCGTGACCCGGCTCTGCATCCGCGTCATCAAGCAGATGCAGAAGACCGGTGCCGTTGCTGCCACCCCCGTCTTGTCggacgaggagaagaagaattCGCCTAGGTTGCCTTGTGTAGATGCCACATCCAACTACTTCACCCGCGCGCACGGTCGAATGCCTGTGGTGACTAACCAGGGACCTTGGTATGGAAGAAAGAACCTTATCGTGGATAAGCTGGCGCTTTGGTTCGGGAGTGTGACGGTAGGCATGGACTATCGCTTGGCAACGAAGTCGAAGGATATTTAA